A genomic segment from Juglans regia cultivar Chandler chromosome 14, Walnut 2.0, whole genome shotgun sequence encodes:
- the LOC108989223 gene encoding probable L-type lectin-domain containing receptor kinase I.6 yields the protein MATVLRSLHLLMILYISSIPLNFAQDESQFIYNGFSQANLYLDGIAEILPNGLLRLTNISNQKVGHAFYQLPINFSTISSHSFSTNFVFAMVPQQPELGGHGMAFAISPSKSLDGIASQYLGLFNRSNNGHTSNHILAIELDFVKSPEFEDIDNHVGIDVNDLKSLESAPAAYYSNEERRNISLELISGNPMQLWIDYDEAEKLLNVTLAPIRTTKPNWPLLSTPISLSQIVLESMYVGFSASTGSLACDNYILGWSFNKSGQAQSLDISSLPTLPPGRKRKEKRVVAIRALLIVVVVVLITITGAAYYFRRKKYEEVRENWEIEYGTHRFGYKSLYKATNGFKAKEIIGEGGFGKVYRGTLPSNEKIAVKRVSHDSQQGMKEFVAEIISMGRLRHRNLVRLLGYCRRRGELLLIYDYMPHGSLDRFLYSKGRRHLNWLQRFQILKGVASSLLYLHEGWEQIVIHRDIKASNILLDAEMNGRLGDFGLARLYDHDTNSQTTLVAGTVGYMAPELTRTGRATTYTDVYAFGAFMLEVACGRKPIERMGMPEELVLVDWVFECWSKGAILHASDPRLEGNYVVEEMVLILKLGLLCLHVNPAARPSMRRVMQFLNGDADLPNIPNDSASFGTFTSSETFDFLWSPPSSFVQSSDPSMSCTVSIFKGG from the coding sequence ATGGCTACAGTTCTTAGATCACTTCATCTTCTGATGATTCTCTATATTTCCAGTATTCCCTTGAACTTTGCTCAAGATGAAAGCCAATTCATCTACAATGGCTTCAGTCAAGCCAATCTGTATCTTGATGGAATCGCAGAAATTCTCCCTAATGGTCTGTTGCGGCTAACCAACATTTCAAACCAGAAGGTTGGTCATGCTTTTTACCAACTTCCTATAAATTTCAGCACGATTTCGTCACATTCATTTTCTACAAACTTTGTGTTTGCCATGGTTCCTCAACAACCAGAACTTGGTGGACATGGCATGGCCTTCGCCATCAGTCCCTCGAAGAGCTTAGATGGTATAGCAAGTCAATACCTAGGACTCTTCAATCGTTCAAATAACGGCCATACTTCCAACCACATATTGGCCATCGAGCTCGATTTTGTTAAAAGTCCTGAATTTGAAGATATTGATAACCACGTGGGAATTGATGTGAATGACCTGAAATCACTTGAATCAGCTCCTGCAGCATATTATTCCAATGAAGAAAGGAGGAATATAAGCTTGGAGCTCATAAGTGGGAATCCAATGCAACTTTGGATAGACTATGACGAAGCAGAAAAGTTGCTGAATGTAACACTGGCCCCAATTAGAACCACAAAACCAAATTGGCCTCTCTTGTCAACGCCGATCAGTCTGTCTCAGATCGTGTTGGAATCTATGTATGTTGGTTTCTCTGCTTCCACAGGATCATTAGCATGTGACAACTACATTCTTGGATGGAGCTTTAATAAAAGTGGGCAAGCACAAAGCCTCGACATTTCGAGCCTCCCTACACTTCCGCCAGGCAGGAAGCGAAAAGAGAAACGAGTAGTAGCGATCCGGGCTCTTCTCATAGTAGTAGTGGTTGTGCTAATAACGATAACTGGAGCTGCTTACTATTTTAGGAGGAAGAAATACGAAGAAGTACGTGAAAATTGGGAAATTGAGTATGGTACTCACAGGTTCGGCTATAAGAGTCTGTACAAGGCAACCAATGGTTTCAAAGCAAAAGAGATTATTGGAGAAGGAGGTTTTGGAAAGGTTTATAGAGGAACACTTCCTTCTAATGAGAAAATTGCAGTCAAGAGAGTCTCCCATGATTCCCAACAGGGGATGAAGGAATTTGTGGCTGAGATCATTAGCATGGGAAGATTGAGACATAGGAACTTGGTGCGGCTATTGGGCTACTGCCGGCGCAGGGGAGAACTCCTCTTGATCTATGATTATATGCCCCATGGAAGCCTTGACAGGTTCTTATACAGCAAAGGAAGAAGACACCTTAACTGGCTTCAAAGATTTCAAATCCTCAAAGGAGTAGCATCTAGCCTTCTTTACCTCCATGAAGGGTGGGAACAAATTGTTATACACAGAGATATAAAAGCAAGCAATATCCTATTAGATGCTGAAATGAATGGAAGGCTAGGTGATTTTGGCCTTGCCAGATTATATGACCatgacacaaattcacaaactaCCCTTGTGGCTGGGACTGTCGGTTATATGGCTCCGGAGCTTACTAGAACGGGGAGGGCAACCACTTACACTGATGTGTATGCTTTTGGGGCTTTCATGCTAGAGGTCGCTTGTGGAAGGAAGCCAATAGAGCGAATGGGGATGCCTGAAGAATTAGTTTTGGTTGATTGGGTCTTCGAGTGCTGGAGCAAAGGAGCTATCCTCCATGCTAGTGATCCTAGATTGGAAGGTAATTATGTGGTGGAGGAAATGGTATTGATTTTGAAACTAGGACTCCTCTGCTTACATGTAAATCCAGCTGCTAGGCCTAGCATGAGGAGAGTGATGCAGTTTTTGAATGGCGATGCTGATTTGCCAAATATTCCTAATGACAGTGCTTCTTTTGGTACATTCACAAGTAGTGAAACTTTCGATTTCTTATGGTCACCTCCGTCATCATTTGTCCAGTCTTCTGATCCTTCCATGTCTTGCACCGTTTCCATCTTTAAAGGTGGTTGA
- the LOC108989227 gene encoding uncharacterized protein LOC108989227, with the protein MAQLDRVLRSYGDKPKSAPSSPTLEHLFRGGESSKWPPTSSPSFGNHLDYEEDHSHHHKKPSVLTKMKERAKKLRHSLSRKKQSEDGNSTPSWGVSLDDDEDLEEDAEYLGAPMYESELAPEGYKETARHHPRSFHVVSEKHVLASSVNRGDEADKENPSSIPNKTITETVTKTLAPTYSTLSDATHTIASKLQGISVTTLAEPQTFAGVASPLVWSAPATAQSKNNAIMSTGDHQIWDKGVSMKEYLKHKFEPGEDERALNSQVTSRGDEAYKENPSSIPNKKITETVTETLAPTYSALLDATHTIASKLQGISVTTLAEPQTFPGVASPRVRSAPASKNNAIMSTGDHQICDKGVSMKEYLKQKFEHGEDERALNSQVTSNAVSPRKSTTPGDIGVVEKVREAVTSLLRNKESSKSTATSSAKDSTLHMPISIHAHSTKSSPAQLPTVSTNLQEAVGEEENRGRILQAN; encoded by the exons ATGGCTCAACTCGACCGCGTGCTCAGATCATATGGTGACAAACCTAAATCAGCTCCCAGCAGCCCCACTTTAGAACATTTATTCCGAG GAGGCGAAAGTTCAAAGTGGCCGCCAACATCTTCACCTAGCTTTGGGAACCACCTTGACTATGAAGAAGATCATTCCCACCATCACAAGAAACCATCAGTTCTGACAAAAATGAAGGAGAGGGCCAAGAAGTTGCGACATAGTCTTAGCAGGAAGAAGCAGAGTGAGGATGGTAATTCTACACCCTCTTGGGGTGTCAGCTTGGATGACGATGAAGACCTAGAAGAAGATGCTGAATACCTTGGAGCCCCAA TGTACGAGTCGGAGCTTGCTCCTGAGGGGTACAAAGAAACAGCTAGGCATCATCCCAGATCATTTCACGTGGTTTCTGAGAAACATGTTTTGGCAAGCAGTGTCAATCGTGGTGATGAAGCAGATAAGGAGAACCCTAGCAGCATTCCAAACAAGACAATAACTGAAACTGTGACTAAGACATTAGCACCAACTTATTCTACACTATCGGATGCAACCCATACTATTGCTTCAAAACTTCAAGGCATCAGTGTTACAACCCTAGCAGAACCCCAAACCTTTGCAGGAGTAGCATCCCCACTAGTTTGGTCAGCACCAGCTACTGCACAAAGCAAAAATAATGCTATAATGAGTACTGGTGATCATCAAATATGGGATAAGGGTGTTTCAATGAAGGAGTATTTGAAGCATAAATTTGAGCCTGGGGAAGATGAGAGAGCCCTTAATTCTCAAGTGACATCTCGTGGTGATGAAGCATATAAGGAGAACCCTAGCAGCAttccaaacaagaaaataaCTGAAACTGTGACTGAGACATTAGCACCAACTTATTCTGCACTATTGGATGCAACCCATACTATTGCTTCAAAACTTCAAGGCATCAGTGTTACAACCCTAGCAGAACCCCAAACCTTTCCAGGAGTAGCATCTCCACGAGTTCGGTCAGCACCGGCTAGCAAAAATAATGCTATAATGAGTACTGGTGATCATCAAATATGTGATAAGGGTGTTTCAATGAAGGAGTATTTGAAGCAGAAATTTGAGCATGGTGAAGATGAGAGAGCCCTTAATTCCCAAGTGACATCTAATGCAGTGAGTCCAAGGAAAAGTACCACTCCTGGGGATATAGGTGTGGTGGAGAAGGTGAGAGAAGCTGTAACTTCTTTGCTTCGGAACAAGGAGTCATCCAAATCCACAGCTACTAGTTCTGCCAAAGACTCAACATTACACATGCCAATTTCCATCCACGCGCATTCGACTAAAAGCTCACCAGCACAGCTTCCGACGGTTTCCACCAATTTACAGGAAGCTG ttggggaagaagaaaatcGAGGAAGAATACTCCAAGCCaattga
- the LOC108989228 gene encoding chaperone protein DnaJ-like isoform X2: MCLDENLQGQDHLTNMHGLALPLTPPHNLCFSHLCARSLAHPWLLSLQNQPKPSIRIRRFCNYKQKTRTTRITPLRASLRESPYEVLGLSPSATLDEIKRAYRKLALKNHPDVNKEANAQEKFMRIKHAYNTLLNSQSRRKYDTRNDGSDYSYSRAQTSQSRKTQDEEEFYGFEDFFRDLQEEFQNWEASAASQGKPKSLWEELAEIGEEFVEFLEKELNITDQEAEVYDGTQTGSSFRTSGTQRKGSRGEDKASEGSNIEKNIDDIEATLAQLKKELGL; encoded by the exons ATGTGTCTCGACGAGAATCTTCAAGGACAAGATCACTTGACGAATATGCATGGATTGGCTCTGCCTCTAACGCCACCACACAACCTCTGTTTCTCTCACCTCTGCGCCAGATCTCTGGCTCACCCTTGGCTTCTCTCTTTGCAAAACCAACCTAAACCTTCGATACGGATACGTAGATTCTGCAATTACAAGCAGAAAACGAGGACTACAAGGATTACCCCTTTGAGAGCGAGTCTCAGAGAGTCTCCTTATGAGGTTTTGGGTTTGTCCCCCTCCGCAACTCTTGATGAAATCAAAAGGGCTTATCGTAAACTTGCTCTGAAGAATCACCCTGATGTCAATAAGGAG GCAAATGCACAGGAGAAATTTATGAGGATTAAACATGCATACAATACATTACTGAATTCTCAATCTCGGAGGAAATATGACACTAGAAATGACGGATCTGATTATTCCTATTCTCGCGCTCAAACAAGCCAAAGTAGGAAAacacaagatgaagaagagttcTATGGTTTTG AGGACTTCTTTAGAGATCTTCAAGAAGAATTCCAGAATTGGGAAGCAAGTGCTGCTTCACAAGGAAAGCCAAAGAGCCTATGGGAAGAATTGGCG GAAATTGGAGAAGAATTTGTGGAATTTCTTGAGAAAGAACTCAACATAACTGATCAAGAGGCTGAAGTATATGATGGAACTCAGACAGGCAGCTCTTTTAGAACATCTGGGACACAGAGAAAAGGAAGTCGTGGTGAAGATAAAGCTAGCGAAGGGAGCaatattgagaagaatattgatGATATAGAAGCTACTCTTGCTCAGTTGAAAAAGGAATTGGGTTTATAG
- the LOC108989228 gene encoding chaperone protein DnaJ-like isoform X1 produces the protein MCLDENLQGQDHLTNMHGLALPLTPPHNLCFSHLCARSLAHPWLLSLQNQPKPSIRIRRFCNYKQKTRTTRITPLRASLRESPYEVLGLSPSATLDEIKRAYRKLALKNHPDVNKEANAQEKFMRIKHAYNTLLNSQSRRKYDTRNDGSDYSYSRAQTSQSRKTQDEEEFYGFGNFLRDVQITLEDFFRDLQEEFQNWEASAASQGKPKSLWEELAEIGEEFVEFLEKELNITDQEAEVYDGTQTGSSFRTSGTQRKGSRGEDKASEGSNIEKNIDDIEATLAQLKKELGL, from the exons ATGTGTCTCGACGAGAATCTTCAAGGACAAGATCACTTGACGAATATGCATGGATTGGCTCTGCCTCTAACGCCACCACACAACCTCTGTTTCTCTCACCTCTGCGCCAGATCTCTGGCTCACCCTTGGCTTCTCTCTTTGCAAAACCAACCTAAACCTTCGATACGGATACGTAGATTCTGCAATTACAAGCAGAAAACGAGGACTACAAGGATTACCCCTTTGAGAGCGAGTCTCAGAGAGTCTCCTTATGAGGTTTTGGGTTTGTCCCCCTCCGCAACTCTTGATGAAATCAAAAGGGCTTATCGTAAACTTGCTCTGAAGAATCACCCTGATGTCAATAAGGAG GCAAATGCACAGGAGAAATTTATGAGGATTAAACATGCATACAATACATTACTGAATTCTCAATCTCGGAGGAAATATGACACTAGAAATGACGGATCTGATTATTCCTATTCTCGCGCTCAAACAAGCCAAAGTAGGAAAacacaagatgaagaagagttcTATGGTTTTG GTAATTTTTTGAGGGATGTTCAAATAACACTAG AGGACTTCTTTAGAGATCTTCAAGAAGAATTCCAGAATTGGGAAGCAAGTGCTGCTTCACAAGGAAAGCCAAAGAGCCTATGGGAAGAATTGGCG GAAATTGGAGAAGAATTTGTGGAATTTCTTGAGAAAGAACTCAACATAACTGATCAAGAGGCTGAAGTATATGATGGAACTCAGACAGGCAGCTCTTTTAGAACATCTGGGACACAGAGAAAAGGAAGTCGTGGTGAAGATAAAGCTAGCGAAGGGAGCaatattgagaagaatattgatGATATAGAAGCTACTCTTGCTCAGTTGAAAAAGGAATTGGGTTTATAG